A genomic segment from Mycoplasmopsis arginini encodes:
- a CDS encoding M28 family metallopeptidase, whose translation MTRLNKILFILGGLSAAALPVTAIACNDTQKPTPTPPTPPTPQPQPQTPETASEVVVREMFTNLLSTTHGRKAGDQNNFKTDSLNFVDTNNGKGKVLNGLKVEGEDKRAKTSIVEKSLINKFGDSAHPVNPEHSNYGSYYAYQYLKKQIKDMGYEYHSEEEILYPAYSETASSISLYYGDVDVEAQIISKMKDNLKKDGFFTQGFLYNLKNSWNNIGNNLVVTINPSSKITNNNTINVKDFYIVSHYDSTNNVGPKGTSWGATDNASGVAVNLALLKHFSKVENRDKLGVRLHLIFVDAEELGKLGSTAFVSQFLEGEANKELLQNSLGMINMDTVAGGDYMYIHSPDTREAKETYNTSPLLRDFINKISKERATELKDDSQELKIHPQFVENEFKQGETGDWSDHAPFYQIANLPVAYVESTNFGVKSKNKIYDGYAQTTNPKAWVLKDGKTTLADQGKTLLKRTLENGQVVYDWPEGMTDADFAVLGDIWHSDLDTLQWINENIGRRFYKQLDTVFNTLTRFLEKMYTKTDSEITYQQFNKTN comes from the coding sequence ATGACACGTTTAAACAAAATCTTATTTATTTTAGGTGGCTTAAGTGCAGCTGCATTACCGGTTACAGCAATTGCATGTAATGACACACAAAAACCAACCCCAACACCGCCTACTCCACCGACTCCTCAACCTCAACCACAAACACCAGAAACAGCTTCAGAAGTTGTTGTTAGAGAAATGTTCACAAACTTATTAAGTACAACACACGGAAGAAAAGCTGGAGATCAAAATAACTTTAAAACTGATTCATTAAATTTTGTTGATACAAATAATGGTAAAGGTAAAGTTTTGAACGGTTTAAAAGTTGAGGGCGAAGATAAAAGAGCTAAAACATCGATTGTTGAAAAAAGTTTAATTAATAAATTTGGTGATTCTGCACATCCAGTAAATCCTGAACACTCAAACTATGGAAGTTATTATGCTTATCAATATCTAAAGAAACAAATTAAAGATATGGGTTATGAATATCATTCAGAAGAAGAAATTTTATATCCTGCATATTCAGAAACAGCTTCAAGCATTAGTTTATATTATGGTGATGTCGATGTAGAAGCACAAATTATCAGTAAGATGAAGGATAATCTAAAGAAAGATGGTTTCTTTACACAAGGATTTTTATATAATCTTAAAAATTCATGGAATAACATTGGAAATAACTTAGTTGTAACAATTAACCCAAGTAGTAAAATTACAAACAATAATACAATTAATGTTAAAGATTTTTACATTGTTTCTCACTATGATTCAACAAATAATGTTGGTCCAAAAGGAACTTCATGAGGAGCAACAGATAATGCTTCTGGAGTTGCAGTTAACTTAGCTTTATTAAAACATTTTTCTAAAGTTGAAAACAGAGACAAACTAGGAGTAAGATTACACTTAATTTTTGTTGATGCTGAAGAACTTGGAAAATTAGGTTCTACTGCATTTGTTTCTCAATTCTTAGAAGGTGAAGCGAACAAAGAACTTTTACAAAACTCATTAGGTATGATTAACATGGATACTGTAGCTGGCGGCGATTACATGTACATCCACTCACCTGATACACGTGAAGCTAAAGAAACTTACAACACATCACCTTTATTAAGAGATTTTATTAATAAAATTTCAAAAGAAAGAGCTACTGAATTAAAAGATGATTCACAAGAATTAAAAATTCATCCACAATTTGTTGAGAATGAATTTAAACAAGGAGAAACAGGAGATTGATCTGACCATGCTCCATTCTATCAAATAGCTAATTTACCAGTTGCTTATGTTGAATCAACAAACTTTGGTGTTAAATCTAAAAATAAAATCTACGACGGATATGCCCAAACAACAAATCCTAAAGCATGAGTTTTAAAAGATGGTAAAACGACTTTAGCAGATCAAGGTAAAACATTATTAAAAAGAACATTGGAAAATGGTCAAGTTGTTTATGACTGACCAGAAGGTATGACAGATGCTGACTTCGCTGTTTTAGGTGATATTTGACATAGTGATTTAGATACATTACAATGAATCAATGAAAACATTGGAAGAAGATTCTATAAACAATTAGACACAGTATTTAATACACTAACAAGATTCTTAGAAAAAATGTATACAAAAACTGATTCGGAAATAACATACCAACAATTTAACAAAACAAATTAA
- the hrcA gene encoding heat-inducible transcriptional repressor HrcA: MELKNRHIEIFKMIVEIFFDTGEPVGSKKLVEAKHLSFSSATIRNIMSDLEKIGYLEKPHVSGGRIPSTAGLEYYTKNIAYNPKKFFNKNLNDILIKKRLSIDSTLDEAASLISKMAHFTVVATSNNKDEKLKSIQLTPLDSTSAVIVIVTSSGNVQNKLFDFDEGILLNDLRIAVRLFKERLIDTPLIELSAKASALLPLFKEKIGNYEKVLEKFIKTVFVFEEKIQNKTYNKNAMILSKNISREELVDLLDLIEKHSVWSTIENNLDEDNKIKLDFSRENLNIISKKIDFENDKNIKEISIMGPKNIDIDETLEALEMLEKIVQKGDK; the protein is encoded by the coding sequence ATGGAATTAAAAAATCGTCATATTGAAATTTTTAAGATGATTGTCGAAATTTTCTTTGATACTGGCGAACCAGTTGGTTCAAAAAAATTAGTAGAAGCTAAACACTTATCATTTTCTTCAGCAACAATAAGAAACATAATGTCTGATTTGGAAAAAATTGGTTATTTAGAAAAACCACATGTTTCAGGGGGGAGAATCCCTTCAACAGCTGGCCTTGAATACTATACAAAAAATATTGCTTATAATCCTAAAAAGTTTTTTAATAAAAATTTAAATGACATTTTAATTAAAAAAAGATTAAGTATCGATTCAACATTAGATGAAGCGGCTAGTTTAATTAGTAAAATGGCTCATTTTACTGTAGTTGCAACCTCCAATAACAAGGATGAAAAATTGAAAAGTATTCAACTAACACCTCTAGATTCTACTTCTGCGGTTATAGTTATTGTTACAAGTAGTGGAAATGTACAAAACAAACTTTTTGATTTTGATGAAGGAATTTTATTAAATGATTTAAGAATCGCTGTTAGATTGTTCAAGGAAAGGTTAATTGATACGCCTTTAATTGAATTATCAGCCAAAGCTTCAGCATTACTGCCTCTTTTTAAAGAAAAAATTGGAAATTATGAAAAAGTATTAGAAAAATTTATTAAGACAGTATTTGTGTTTGAAGAAAAAATCCAAAATAAAACATATAATAAAAACGCTATGATTCTTTCTAAAAATATTTCTCGGGAAGAATTAGTTGACTTATTAGATTTAATTGAAAAACATTCAGTGTGATCTACAATTGAAAACAATTTAGATGAAGATAATAAAATAAAACTGGATTTTTCACGTGAAAATTTAAATATTATTAGTAAAAAAATAGATTTTGAAAATGATAAAAATATCAAAGAAATTTCAATAATGGGTCCTAAAAATATTGACATCGACGAGACATTAGAAGCTTTAGAAATGCTTGAAAAAATTGTTCAAAAAGGAGATAAATAA
- the plsY gene encoding glycerol-3-phosphate 1-O-acyltransferase PlsY — protein MFNWEYVWINLIVLLMGYLIGSINISIIISKKRNKDIRTQGSNNAGATNALRVFGFKFAAMVFTFDLLKACIPTLITFIIKTFLNNQFIIPLFAGLGALIGHIFPCFFKFKGGKGVASFFGLILAFDFTTFVLLAFIYIIFVLTIKYISISSVITAIIFAFISFIPYYYSTWILSFINTNIPLWSHSYVLVFGSILILLKHIPNYVRLVNKEEKKIDFKNYIK, from the coding sequence ATGTTTAACTGAGAATATGTATGAATAAATTTAATTGTCTTATTAATGGGTTACTTAATTGGATCAATTAATATTAGTATTATTATTTCTAAGAAAAGAAACAAAGATATTAGAACACAAGGTTCAAATAATGCGGGAGCTACAAATGCTCTTAGAGTTTTTGGCTTTAAATTTGCGGCAATGGTTTTCACCTTTGATTTACTAAAGGCATGTATTCCAACATTAATAACATTTATTATTAAAACATTTTTAAATAATCAATTTATAATTCCTTTATTTGCTGGATTAGGCGCCTTAATTGGTCATATTTTTCCTTGTTTTTTTAAATTTAAAGGTGGGAAAGGTGTTGCTTCATTCTTTGGGCTTATCTTAGCTTTTGATTTTACAACATTTGTTTTATTAGCCTTTATATATATAATCTTTGTTTTAACAATTAAATATATTTCTATATCTTCGGTAATTACTGCAATTATTTTTGCTTTTATATCATTTATACCTTATTATTATTCAACTTGAATTTTATCTTTTATTAATACAAACATTCCGCTATGATCGCATAGTTATGTCTTGGTTTTTGGTTCAATTTTAATTTTATTAAAACATATACCAAACTATGTTAGATTAGTGAATAAAGAAGAAAAAAAGATAGATTTCAAAAACTACATAAAATAA
- a CDS encoding nucleotide exchange factor GrpE has translation MVKFNKFDKVSFEVVEKNNYDIKKTKYHYIWGYDEVDQKVLEILKDGKDISDNEKTLKIKKTLYTLKLLSVKKIDSKTKELVEINEFLKSELEKTNLKNQDQNELIKKYQSELEDLKVKSLIETNKFKEEVIAIQKKAQDAINEHKQKNNDHQEIQIAEARKYALQSFIENLIQPLNNFEKAIIAAEKIDNDVLKNFIIGFNMLYKQVENVLFDFGLTKIIPKIGEMFDPNIHQVYELASSDLEKDTILEVKNIGYKLHDRTIKPALVVVSK, from the coding sequence ATGGTGAAATTTAATAAATTTGACAAAGTATCATTTGAAGTTGTCGAAAAGAATAATTATGATATAAAGAAAACAAAATATCACTACATTTGAGGGTATGATGAAGTAGATCAAAAAGTTTTAGAAATTTTAAAAGACGGTAAAGATATAAGTGATAATGAAAAGACTTTAAAAATTAAAAAAACACTTTACACATTGAAACTTTTATCTGTTAAAAAAATAGATAGTAAAACAAAAGAGTTGGTTGAAATAAATGAGTTTCTAAAATCAGAACTGGAAAAAACTAACTTAAAAAATCAAGATCAAAATGAATTGATAAAAAAATATCAAAGTGAACTTGAAGATTTAAAGGTCAAATCTCTTATCGAAACTAATAAATTTAAAGAAGAAGTAATTGCAATTCAAAAGAAAGCACAAGATGCAATAAATGAACATAAACAAAAAAATAATGATCATCAAGAGATTCAAATTGCTGAAGCAAGAAAATACGCTCTACAATCATTTATTGAAAATTTAATTCAGCCTTTAAATAATTTTGAAAAAGCAATTATCGCAGCTGAAAAAATTGATAATGATGTATTAAAGAACTTTATAATTGGTTTTAATATGCTATATAAACAGGTAGAAAACGTTTTATTTGATTTTGGATTAACAAAAATTATCCCTAAGATTGGAGAAATGTTTGATCCAAATATTCATCAAGTATATGAATTAGCAAGTTCAGATTTAGAAAAAGACACAATTTTAGAAGTAAAAAATATTGGTTATAAATTACATGATCGTACAATAAAACCAGCATTAGTTGTTGTTTCTAAATAA